From the Halomonas meridiana genome, one window contains:
- a CDS encoding DUF2062 domain-containing protein, whose protein sequence is MPRRFLQRYMPKPDTLKRQRSLRFMAPLIADPGLWLLTRRSVANAFSVGLFCAMLPIPFQMVVAALGARLSRCNLALSVGLVWVTNPLTMPLIFYANYRIGTFLLDAPAREAPSRISTRWVAEQMHDILPPLLLGSLITAIVLAAVANVGIRLIWRWHVSHNWKRRRLKRRRRRARIESEFDD, encoded by the coding sequence ATGCCGCGCCGTTTCCTGCAGCGCTACATGCCAAAACCCGACACGCTAAAGCGCCAGCGCTCCCTGCGCTTCATGGCACCGCTGATTGCGGACCCGGGTTTATGGCTACTGACTCGACGCAGCGTGGCCAACGCGTTTAGCGTTGGGCTGTTCTGCGCGATGCTGCCCATCCCCTTTCAGATGGTGGTGGCAGCGTTGGGCGCGCGACTGAGTCGCTGTAATTTGGCGCTGTCGGTGGGGTTGGTGTGGGTCACCAACCCGCTCACCATGCCGCTGATTTTTTATGCTAATTATCGCATCGGCACGTTTTTGTTGGACGCCCCTGCACGGGAGGCGCCTTCACGTATCTCGACACGCTGGGTTGCCGAACAGATGCACGACATTCTGCCGCCCTTACTGCTCGGGTCGTTGATCACGGCCATCGTCCTTGCCGCCGTTGCAAACGTCGGCATTCGTCTTATCTGGCGCTGGCACGTCTCTCATAACTGGAAGCGCCGCCGCCTGAAGAGGCGGCGGCGCAGGGCTCGCATCGAATCAGAGTTTGACGACTAA
- a CDS encoding Nudix family hydrolase gives MSVMVKRRVHVAAAAMISADQKHVLIARRPSNVDHGGLWEFPGGKLAPYETGLEGLKRELHEELGVEIVRAQPLIRVHHEYPDKHILLDVWQVHEFAGEPFGREGQAVRWVPMNELVNYPFPAANLPILRAVMLPTEYLITGEEPDDERFAALLERALHEDNIRLVQLRAKSLDDAAYVARAERALTLCREYGAKLLLNGEPTLLDQVDADGIHLTSARLMQLDRRPIAENKWLSASTHDQKQLSQAAVLGCDFVTLSPLRTTPSHPEVAPMGWHDFQQLVERAGMPVFALGGMTRFDANHARAVGAQGIASIRDFWK, from the coding sequence ATGAGTGTAATGGTAAAACGACGGGTTCATGTTGCGGCGGCTGCGATGATCAGCGCCGATCAAAAGCACGTGCTGATCGCGCGCCGACCTTCCAACGTCGATCACGGCGGCCTTTGGGAGTTTCCTGGTGGCAAACTGGCCCCTTACGAAACGGGACTAGAGGGCCTCAAACGTGAGCTGCATGAAGAGTTGGGGGTAGAGATCGTTCGTGCCCAGCCGCTCATTCGTGTTCACCATGAATACCCTGACAAACATATCCTGCTTGATGTATGGCAGGTACACGAGTTTGCGGGTGAGCCATTTGGTCGTGAAGGTCAGGCGGTGCGCTGGGTGCCGATGAACGAGCTGGTGAACTATCCGTTCCCGGCGGCAAACCTGCCGATCCTCCGAGCCGTCATGCTACCCACCGAGTACCTGATCACTGGTGAAGAGCCTGATGACGAGCGTTTCGCAGCGCTGCTGGAGCGCGCACTGCACGAAGACAACATCCGTCTTGTTCAATTGCGTGCGAAAAGCTTGGATGATGCGGCGTACGTCGCGCGTGCCGAACGCGCCCTCACGCTGTGTCGCGAATACGGCGCGAAACTGCTGCTCAACGGTGAACCAACCCTGCTGGACCAGGTCGACGCCGATGGCATTCACCTGACTAGCGCCCGGTTGATGCAGCTAGATCGCCGCCCTATTGCCGAAAACAAGTGGCTGTCGGCTTCTACCCACGACCAGAAACAGCTCTCCCAGGCGGCCGTATTAGGGTGTGATTTCGTCACCCTATCGCCGCTGCGTACGACGCCGTCGCACCCGGAAGTGGCCCCCATGGGCTGGCATGACTTCCAGCAGCTGGTGGAGCGTGCCGGTATGCCAGTGTTCGCGCTAGGTGGCATGACCCGCTTCGATGCCAACCACGCGCGCGCAGTGGGCGCTCAAGGGATTGCCTCGATTCGCGATTTCTGGAAGTAA
- a CDS encoding ABC transporter ATP-binding protein has product MTSTNTNAVMLECRELTRIYSEGPQDLTVLDQLELTVHAGERVAIVGSSGSGKTTLLNLLGGLDRPSAGSVVIGGEPLSGLNEAALGRFRNQYIGFVYQFHHLLAEFTAVENAALPLIIRGQSKKAAEQRAMQLLERVGMKARADHKPGELSGGERQRVAIARALVTDPSLVLMDEPTGNLDQTTAATILGLMDELAKESACAFVIVTHDVGLAAHQDRVMKLDGGRLVAQAG; this is encoded by the coding sequence ATGACGTCAACCAACACAAACGCCGTCATGCTAGAATGCCGTGAGCTGACTCGCATTTACAGCGAAGGCCCGCAGGATCTGACCGTACTGGACCAGCTCGAACTCACCGTGCATGCCGGTGAGCGCGTCGCGATCGTGGGTAGCTCTGGATCGGGAAAAACGACCCTGCTGAACCTGTTGGGTGGGTTGGATCGACCCAGTGCGGGCAGCGTGGTGATCGGCGGTGAGCCGCTGTCAGGGCTGAACGAAGCGGCGCTAGGCCGCTTTCGTAATCAATATATTGGCTTTGTCTATCAATTCCACCATCTGCTAGCGGAGTTCACCGCCGTAGAGAACGCGGCGCTACCGCTGATCATTCGTGGTCAGTCGAAAAAAGCCGCCGAACAGCGGGCCATGCAGTTACTGGAGCGGGTGGGCATGAAAGCCCGTGCCGACCACAAGCCGGGTGAGCTGTCAGGGGGCGAGCGCCAGCGCGTCGCGATTGCACGCGCGCTCGTCACGGATCCTAGTCTCGTTTTAATGGATGAACCAACAGGCAACCTGGACCAGACGACTGCCGCTACCATTCTGGGCCTAATGGATGAGCTGGCCAAAGAGAGCGCCTGCGCCTTCGTCATCGTTACGCACGATGTGGGTCTTGCGGCCCATCAGGATCGCGTGATGAAGCTCGATGGAGGACGCCTGGTAGCACAGGCGGGGTGA
- a CDS encoding DNA internalization-related competence protein ComEC/Rec2, with product MGRGVAIPAALAALVGGLVVGFTGAQSGTWLLPLALSVGGLLSLASRPSALPWLLIAGVVALSVQQEWSRRLPVGLSGQDLEVDAKVVDVQAQPGAQRLRLHIERCTAPAHVPNCERLGSVRVSAYGHTFQAGERWRMILRLRPPSGFLNPHAFDYEQWLWREGIHATGYVRTDPAPQKLAAAAPRLRPWASAWLAQRPLAPRTQRWLAALTLGDSEQLTQEDWALLNATGTTHLVVISGLHVGLVASFVLLLGRYSARLSSPTHWRLRTWPWWLAGAAAVAYAGLAGLAPPAMRAMIMTLLGLWVLSGRHAPGPWQAWWLALALVLIVDPLALWRPGLWLSFLAVGWLIIIWQGRARPRGIKGWCWALLRSQLLLAPLMAAAVLLAFGRVAPVAPLINLLAVPWVSSIMVPSALIGWLFSPLPGLEMLPWWVFEQALAAFHWLLRVAVDAAPLWQPPAPLVYPLAGSLVLVSLCWGLPAMPRWLGIASLALVATLPGWPRETALADGQLRVTVHDVGQGQLVELRSANRRFLYDTGPRFRSGFMPLQSLWPPGQVIDQVIVSHADTDHAGGVDALLADHQVGQWWAPEGEALPVAGWPCRQGQHWQMDGIRYRVLWPPRGENALSSNDRSCVLAVKVGEHQLLLTGDVGRQVERQLLTQLDGPVSVLVAGHHGSATSSGVQFVRHTTPQHVVFSAGRDNAFGHPADDVVRRFRQQQSCLWSTAHDGALRFLLTPGQPISVRPMRALAGGHQRC from the coding sequence ATGGGACGGGGGGTGGCAATCCCTGCCGCCTTGGCGGCGTTGGTGGGCGGGCTTGTCGTAGGATTCACCGGTGCCCAGAGCGGCACGTGGCTACTGCCGCTGGCGCTGAGCGTGGGCGGCCTGCTGAGCCTGGCATCGCGGCCGAGCGCACTGCCGTGGCTGCTCATCGCGGGAGTCGTGGCGCTGAGCGTTCAGCAGGAGTGGTCACGCAGGTTGCCCGTTGGGTTGAGCGGGCAAGATCTCGAGGTTGACGCCAAAGTCGTCGATGTACAAGCACAGCCCGGGGCACAGCGGCTGCGCTTGCACATCGAGCGCTGTACGGCGCCTGCACACGTACCCAACTGCGAGCGCTTAGGCAGCGTTCGGGTAAGTGCCTACGGTCATACGTTCCAAGCAGGCGAGCGCTGGCGGATGATCTTGCGACTGCGGCCGCCTTCTGGCTTTCTCAATCCTCATGCGTTCGACTACGAGCAGTGGCTTTGGCGCGAAGGGATACACGCTACCGGCTACGTGCGTACGGACCCTGCGCCGCAAAAGCTGGCCGCTGCCGCTCCTCGGTTACGCCCGTGGGCCTCAGCGTGGTTGGCACAGCGTCCACTTGCACCCCGTACTCAACGCTGGTTAGCGGCGCTCACGCTAGGAGATAGCGAGCAGCTTACCCAGGAGGACTGGGCGCTGCTGAATGCCACCGGGACGACGCACCTAGTGGTGATCTCCGGATTGCACGTGGGGTTGGTGGCCTCTTTCGTGCTGTTGCTAGGGCGCTATAGCGCTCGCTTGAGCTCTCCCACCCATTGGCGGCTGCGGACGTGGCCCTGGTGGCTAGCCGGTGCGGCGGCCGTCGCCTATGCCGGACTGGCAGGATTAGCGCCCCCGGCCATGCGTGCGATGATTATGACGCTACTAGGCCTTTGGGTGTTGAGCGGTCGTCATGCTCCCGGACCCTGGCAGGCGTGGTGGCTCGCGCTTGCGCTGGTACTGATCGTCGACCCCCTTGCCTTGTGGCGACCAGGGCTGTGGCTATCGTTCTTGGCAGTGGGGTGGTTGATCATCATTTGGCAGGGGCGCGCTCGGCCTCGCGGTATCAAGGGCTGGTGCTGGGCATTGTTGCGCTCCCAACTGTTACTTGCCCCATTGATGGCGGCAGCCGTGCTGTTGGCGTTTGGGCGTGTGGCCCCCGTTGCACCTTTGATCAATTTGCTAGCCGTGCCTTGGGTCAGCTCCATCATGGTGCCGAGCGCGCTGATTGGCTGGCTGTTCTCGCCGCTGCCCGGCCTTGAAATGCTGCCTTGGTGGGTCTTCGAGCAGGCGTTGGCGGCTTTTCACTGGCTGTTGCGTGTCGCGGTCGACGCGGCTCCTCTCTGGCAGCCGCCTGCCCCGTTGGTCTATCCACTCGCTGGAAGCCTGGTGCTGGTGTCACTGTGCTGGGGATTGCCTGCCATGCCGCGCTGGCTTGGGATCGCGTCGCTGGCGCTCGTCGCGACGCTACCCGGGTGGCCCCGAGAGACGGCGCTGGCCGATGGGCAGCTTCGTGTGACCGTACATGACGTGGGGCAAGGCCAACTGGTCGAGCTGCGCAGCGCCAACCGTCGTTTTCTCTATGACACGGGGCCGCGTTTTCGCAGTGGCTTCATGCCGCTGCAAAGTCTGTGGCCTCCCGGTCAAGTCATCGATCAAGTGATCGTCAGCCATGCGGATACTGACCATGCTGGAGGCGTCGACGCGCTATTGGCCGATCATCAGGTGGGGCAGTGGTGGGCACCCGAGGGTGAGGCGTTACCGGTCGCGGGCTGGCCCTGTCGTCAAGGGCAGCACTGGCAAATGGATGGCATTCGCTATCGCGTTCTGTGGCCACCGAGGGGTGAGAACGCGCTTTCCTCGAACGATCGCTCCTGCGTCTTGGCAGTGAAGGTCGGTGAGCACCAGCTGCTGCTGACGGGGGACGTAGGCCGGCAAGTGGAGCGCCAGCTTCTCACGCAGCTCGATGGTCCAGTCAGCGTTTTAGTGGCAGGGCACCACGGCAGCGCAACGAGTTCGGGCGTTCAATTCGTCCGTCATACCACGCCACAGCACGTAGTGTTCAGTGCAGGGAGAGACAATGCGTTCGGGCATCCTGCCGACGACGTGGTGCGGCGTTTTCGGCAGCAGCAGAGCTGTTTGTGGAGTACCGCCCATGACGGAGCGCTGCGTTTTTTGCTCACGCCTGGGCAACCCATCTCGGTGCGGCCCATGCGCGCCCTAGCAGGAGGGCATCAGCGGTGTTGA
- the argJ gene encoding bifunctional glutamate N-acetyltransferase/amino-acid acetyltransferase ArgJ, whose amino-acid sequence MAVGHLPFPELPPLDGVRLGTAKAGIKKPDRRDMVVIELPETATVAGVFTRNAFCAAPVVVAKSHLEACAESGLAPRYWLINTGNANAGTGEAGLQDAYASCAAVAEQAGVDTTQVLPFSTGVIGEPLPMARLLAGLPDALATLADSSQAWQQAGEGILTTDTRAKGATVTVMIGDQQVTINGITKGSGMIKPNMATMLGFVVTDAAIAQPLLATLLRETVDRSFNCITVDSDTSTNDACMLAATGTGARIESDEHVAVFRNALQRVMTELAQSIIRDGEGATKFITLQVNEACTRQEALDVAFTVAHSPLVKTALYASDANWGRILAAVGRAPVASFDVSRVVIDLGDVRLVENGGRANSYTEAAGSAVMAEEEITIRINLGRGDEAATVWTSDLSHDYVSINADYRS is encoded by the coding sequence ATGGCGGTGGGACATCTTCCCTTTCCGGAATTGCCACCCCTTGACGGGGTGCGTCTAGGGACTGCAAAGGCGGGCATCAAGAAGCCGGACCGCCGCGACATGGTCGTGATCGAACTGCCCGAGACGGCCACCGTGGCGGGCGTGTTCACGCGCAATGCGTTCTGTGCTGCTCCCGTGGTGGTGGCCAAGTCACACCTTGAGGCGTGCGCAGAGAGCGGCCTTGCGCCCCGGTACTGGCTCATCAATACCGGCAACGCCAATGCGGGAACGGGTGAGGCAGGACTGCAGGATGCCTATGCCAGCTGTGCCGCGGTGGCCGAGCAAGCCGGGGTGGACACCACCCAGGTACTGCCGTTCTCCACCGGCGTGATTGGCGAGCCGCTGCCCATGGCTCGTCTGCTGGCAGGCTTGCCTGACGCGTTGGCAACGCTGGCCGACTCGAGCCAGGCGTGGCAGCAGGCAGGAGAAGGCATTCTCACCACCGACACCCGCGCGAAAGGGGCCACGGTCACCGTGATGATTGGCGACCAGCAGGTCACGATCAACGGCATTACCAAAGGCTCGGGTATGATCAAGCCCAACATGGCCACCATGCTGGGGTTTGTGGTGACCGATGCGGCCATCGCGCAGCCGTTACTCGCCACGCTACTGCGAGAAACGGTGGATCGTTCGTTCAACTGCATCACGGTGGATAGCGATACCTCGACCAACGATGCCTGCATGCTGGCGGCAACGGGCACCGGAGCGCGTATCGAAAGCGACGAACACGTCGCCGTTTTCCGTAATGCCCTGCAGCGGGTGATGACCGAGCTGGCCCAATCGATCATTCGCGATGGCGAGGGGGCGACCAAGTTCATCACGCTGCAGGTGAACGAGGCCTGTACGCGCCAAGAGGCATTGGACGTCGCCTTCACCGTGGCTCACTCGCCGCTGGTCAAAACCGCACTGTACGCTTCCGACGCCAACTGGGGACGTATCTTGGCGGCGGTGGGGCGCGCGCCGGTGGCGTCGTTCGATGTCAGCCGTGTCGTCATCGATTTGGGCGATGTGCGTTTGGTGGAAAACGGTGGCCGTGCGAACAGCTATACCGAGGCGGCGGGCAGTGCCGTCATGGCCGAGGAAGAGATCACAATTCGCATTAATTTGGGACGTGGTGACGAGGCGGCCACTGTGTGGACCTCGGATCTCTCCCATGACTATGTGTCCATCAACGCGGATTACCGCAGCTAA
- a CDS encoding agmatine/peptidylarginine deiminase — translation MTLATKTHRLLPEWHPQDGLQLTWPRPDGDWAPMLARIEATLERIVLAAARYQRVIISVPDEATYQRLTASFEAYGIPKQQLLLIVAPTDDTWARDHGPITVLDEDDQPLLLDYTFTGWGGKFPAERDNQLTQWLADAGVWACPVASRDMVLEGGAIETDGEGTLLTTDACLLNPNRNPSLSRADVEARLADDFGVDRVLWLTHGHLEGDDTDSHVDTLARFCSPTTIAYVRCDDPTDPHYAALQAMEQELKAFRQRNGDPYRLVPLPWPQACFDPEDGHRLPATYANFLIINDAVLVPTYGDPADVTALQALATAFPEHTLIPIECVSVIRQHGSLHCLTMQLPKGTLVPATTHS, via the coding sequence TTGACGTTGGCTACCAAGACCCACCGCCTACTGCCCGAGTGGCACCCTCAAGATGGCCTGCAGCTCACCTGGCCCCGCCCTGACGGCGACTGGGCACCGATGCTGGCGCGTATCGAGGCCACGCTCGAGCGCATCGTACTGGCCGCCGCGCGCTACCAACGCGTCATCATTAGCGTGCCCGACGAGGCGACTTACCAGCGCCTAACCGCCAGCTTCGAAGCGTACGGCATCCCCAAACAGCAGCTGCTGCTCATTGTCGCACCCACCGACGATACCTGGGCGCGGGATCACGGGCCGATCACGGTGTTGGACGAAGATGACCAGCCGTTGCTGCTGGATTACACCTTCACTGGCTGGGGCGGCAAGTTTCCTGCCGAACGGGATAACCAGCTAACGCAGTGGCTGGCAGATGCAGGCGTATGGGCCTGCCCGGTGGCTTCTCGTGACATGGTACTGGAAGGCGGCGCCATCGAAACCGACGGCGAAGGCACACTGCTCACCACCGACGCTTGCTTGCTGAATCCCAACCGCAACCCGTCACTCTCCCGTGCCGATGTCGAAGCGAGATTGGCAGACGACTTTGGTGTCGACCGAGTACTGTGGCTTACGCATGGGCACTTAGAAGGTGACGACACCGACAGCCACGTGGATACGCTGGCACGTTTTTGTAGTCCCACCACCATTGCCTACGTGCGCTGCGATGACCCCACCGATCCCCACTATGCGGCCCTTCAGGCCATGGAGCAGGAACTGAAAGCGTTTCGTCAGCGTAATGGCGATCCCTACCGGCTCGTTCCGCTTCCCTGGCCCCAGGCCTGCTTTGATCCTGAAGATGGGCATCGCCTACCGGCCACCTACGCCAACTTTTTGATCATTAACGATGCCGTGCTGGTCCCTACCTACGGGGATCCTGCGGATGTCACGGCCCTCCAGGCGCTGGCTACGGCCTTTCCCGAGCATACGCTGATTCCCATCGAGTGCGTCAGCGTAATTCGACAGCACGGTAGCCTGCACTGCTTAACCATGCAGCTACCCAAAGGTACGCTTGTGCCTGCGACCACTCACTCTTAA
- a CDS encoding carbon-nitrogen hydrolase, protein MSQTLNVAVVQQAAWPDKARSLAESEAGIRTAASQGAQLVLLQELHATHYFCQYEDPALFDLAEPLDGPTGQRLAALAKELDIVLVGSLFEKRAAGLYHNTAVVYDRAQGRVGQYRKMHIPDDPGFYEKFYFTPGDADDTRKEGFTPIDTSVGRLGILVCWDQWYPEAARLMALAGAELLLYPTAIGWDPNDDDAEKTRQKDAWTLIQRAHGVANGLPVLVANRVGFEADHSGVGDGIAFWGGSFICGPQGELLAHAGEETEQLVVSLDMARSENTRRIWPYLRDRRVDAYGDLTRRYRD, encoded by the coding sequence ATGTCCCAGACACTCAACGTGGCGGTTGTTCAACAAGCCGCATGGCCAGACAAAGCACGCAGTTTAGCCGAAAGCGAAGCAGGCATTCGCACGGCAGCGAGCCAAGGGGCACAGCTCGTGCTATTGCAAGAGCTGCATGCCACCCACTACTTCTGCCAATATGAAGACCCGGCACTGTTCGATCTTGCTGAACCCCTGGATGGCCCCACCGGCCAGCGGCTAGCAGCACTGGCAAAAGAGTTGGATATCGTGCTGGTAGGCTCGCTGTTCGAGAAACGCGCGGCGGGGCTTTACCACAACACGGCCGTGGTCTACGACCGCGCTCAGGGGCGGGTGGGTCAGTACCGTAAGATGCACATTCCCGACGACCCTGGGTTCTACGAGAAGTTTTACTTCACCCCTGGCGACGCCGACGACACTCGCAAAGAGGGCTTTACCCCAATCGATACGTCCGTGGGGCGGTTAGGAATTTTGGTGTGCTGGGACCAGTGGTATCCAGAAGCTGCGCGCCTGATGGCGCTGGCGGGTGCCGAGCTGCTGCTCTACCCCACCGCCATTGGCTGGGATCCTAACGACGACGACGCCGAAAAGACGCGTCAAAAAGATGCCTGGACGCTGATTCAGCGTGCCCATGGCGTTGCCAACGGACTGCCTGTTCTGGTGGCTAACCGCGTCGGCTTTGAAGCGGACCACTCCGGCGTGGGCGACGGTATCGCGTTTTGGGGCGGTAGCTTTATTTGCGGCCCACAAGGCGAGCTGTTAGCACATGCGGGTGAAGAGACCGAGCAGTTGGTCGTAAGCCTGGATATGGCGCGTAGCGAAAACACCCGCCGCATTTGGCCCTACCTGCGCGACCGTCGGGTCGACGCGTATGGCGACCTGACCCGCCGCTATCGCGACTAA
- a CDS encoding lipoprotein-releasing ABC transporter permease subunit, giving the protein MLDRLPFLVGLRYVRAKRRNHFISFISLTSMLGLMLGVAVLILVLSVMNGFDHELRTRILGMVPHTKIESQEGLVEWESLAEQLMQRERVIGAAPYVEQQGMFSAGGRNQGAMVNGIHPDWEDRVSIIGEHMREGELSDLVPGEWNVVLGSMLARRLGVGVGDRVTLLVPEASITPAGVFPRLKRFTVSGIFSVGADLDASLAYANIEDMQTLARLGDAVGGLRLELDDLFIAGSETQAIVNELGPGYRGTDWTFSHGNLFQAIQMEKRMIALLLTVIIAVAAFNIVSTLVMVVTDKRADIAILRTIGATPRSIMGIFIVQGLAIGLIGIVVGVAVGILLALTISDLISWFESAFGIQFLDAGVYFISDLPSRLEWSDVRDIVLAAFGLTFLSTLYPAWRAARVQPADVLRYE; this is encoded by the coding sequence ATGCTTGATCGTTTGCCTTTTCTGGTGGGGCTGCGCTATGTGCGCGCTAAACGCCGGAACCACTTTATTTCGTTCATTTCCCTGACGTCGATGTTGGGCTTGATGTTGGGCGTCGCGGTACTGATTCTGGTGCTGTCGGTGATGAATGGGTTCGATCACGAGCTGCGCACACGCATTTTGGGCATGGTGCCCCACACCAAAATCGAATCCCAGGAAGGGTTGGTGGAGTGGGAGTCGCTGGCAGAGCAGTTGATGCAGCGCGAGCGAGTGATCGGCGCCGCACCTTACGTGGAGCAGCAGGGCATGTTCTCTGCCGGTGGCCGAAACCAAGGGGCGATGGTCAACGGCATTCACCCGGATTGGGAAGATCGCGTTTCCATCATTGGTGAGCACATGCGCGAGGGTGAACTGTCCGATCTGGTGCCGGGAGAGTGGAACGTCGTGCTGGGGTCGATGCTTGCGCGTCGATTAGGCGTCGGGGTGGGTGACCGCGTAACTCTGCTCGTGCCTGAGGCATCCATTACGCCAGCGGGCGTGTTCCCCAGGCTCAAGCGATTTACTGTGAGCGGTATTTTCAGCGTCGGTGCCGATCTCGATGCAAGTCTTGCGTATGCCAATATTGAGGATATGCAAACGCTGGCTCGCTTGGGCGATGCGGTGGGCGGGCTGCGACTGGAACTCGATGACTTGTTCATTGCTGGGAGTGAAACCCAAGCCATCGTGAACGAGCTGGGCCCGGGCTATCGCGGCACGGATTGGACCTTTTCCCACGGTAATCTTTTCCAGGCGATTCAAATGGAAAAGCGCATGATCGCGCTGCTGCTCACGGTGATCATCGCCGTTGCCGCCTTCAATATCGTCTCCACGCTGGTCATGGTCGTCACGGACAAGCGTGCCGATATCGCCATTCTTCGCACGATTGGCGCCACGCCGCGCTCGATCATGGGCATTTTCATCGTACAGGGCCTAGCCATCGGGCTGATTGGGATTGTCGTTGGCGTCGCCGTGGGCATTTTGTTGGCGCTCACCATTTCCGACCTCATTAGCTGGTTCGAGAGCGCCTTTGGTATTCAGTTCCTGGATGCCGGGGTTTACTTCATCAGCGACCTGCCGTCACGGCTGGAGTGGAGCGATGTGCGTGACATCGTGTTGGCTGCCTTCGGCCTGACCTTCCTCTCGACGCTTTACCCTGCATGGCGAGCCGCTCGGGTTCAGCCTGCCGATGTACTTCGCTATGAATAA